Proteins from one Canis lupus familiaris isolate Mischka breed German Shepherd chromosome 26, alternate assembly UU_Cfam_GSD_1.0, whole genome shotgun sequence genomic window:
- the LOC102152142 gene encoding signal recognition particle 19 kDa protein-like, which translates to LGRPAAARSPAEQDRFICIYPAYLNNKKTIAEGRRIPISKAVENPTATEIQDVCSAVGLNVFLEKNKMYSREWNRDVQYRGRVRVQLKQEDGSLCLVQFPSRKSVMLYAAEMIPKLKTRTQKTGGGDQSLQQGEGSKKGKGKKKK; encoded by the coding sequence TTGGGCCGGCCCGCCGCCGCGCGGTCCCCGGCCGAGCAGGACAGGTTCATCTGCATCTACCCCGCGTACCTGAACAACAAGAAGACCATCGCCGAGGGCCGGCGCATCCCCATCAGCAAGGCTGTTGAAAATCCTACAGCTACTGAGATTCAAGATGTGTGCTCAGCAGTTGGACTTAATGTAttccttgagaaaaataaaatgtactctaGAGAGTGGAATCGTGATGTTCAGTACAGGGGCAGAGTCCGGGTCCAACTCAAGCAGGAAGACGGCAGCCTCTGTCTCGTACAGTTCCCATCACGTAAGTCAGTAATGTTGTATGCAGCAGAAATGATACCTAAACTAAAAACAAGGACACAAAAAACAGGAGGTGGGGACCAAAGTCTTCAGCAAGGAGAgggaagtaaaaaaggaaaaggaaagaagaagaagtga